Proteins encoded by one window of Ramlibacter tataouinensis:
- a CDS encoding YhbY family RNA-binding protein, with the protein MPALELSIAERKAHRAEAHHLDPVVMIGQEGLTPAVLKESDAALNAHGLIKVRVQGDDREQREAIYRQLADDLGAAPIQHIGKLLVLWRPQPPKEKVVDEDRKPGPRDFKVLKYSSRGGQRPEVKTLRVLGNQRLTAGGQVKRAKPKQKSVKKGRV; encoded by the coding sequence ATGCCCGCCCTCGAATTGTCCATCGCCGAACGAAAGGCCCACCGGGCCGAAGCCCACCACCTCGATCCGGTGGTGATGATCGGCCAGGAGGGCCTGACGCCCGCCGTACTGAAAGAATCCGACGCCGCCCTCAACGCCCACGGCCTGATCAAGGTCCGCGTGCAGGGCGACGACCGCGAGCAGCGCGAGGCCATCTACCGGCAGCTGGCCGACGACCTCGGCGCCGCGCCGATCCAGCACATCGGCAAGCTGCTGGTGCTGTGGCGGCCGCAGCCGCCGAAGGAGAAAGTGGTCGACGAAGACCGCAAGCCCGGGCCGCGCGACTTCAAGGTCCTCAAGTACAGCTCGCGCGGCGGCCAGCGCCCCGAGGTCAAGACCCTGCGCGTGCTGGGCAACCAGCGGCTGACCGCGGGCGGCCAGGTCAAGCGGGCCAAGCCGAAGCAGAAGTCGGTGAAGAAGGGGCGCGTCTGA
- a CDS encoding DUF4149 domain-containing protein gives MNGRQRVAVLAAALWWGSLGAIGFMAVPLLFAHLPTPALAGQTAARLFSAQAWIGVACGVVLLLASREKGRAPRMDAASGALPFVLAGMLLALLLEFAIAPRIMARENLRLWHAAGSAAYVLQWVCALVVLWRVTGAAADRNACGNSR, from the coding sequence ATGAACGGGCGGCAGCGGGTGGCGGTGCTGGCGGCGGCCCTGTGGTGGGGCAGCCTGGGCGCCATCGGCTTCATGGCCGTGCCGCTGCTGTTCGCACACCTGCCCACCCCGGCGCTGGCCGGCCAGACCGCGGCCAGGCTGTTTTCCGCCCAGGCCTGGATCGGCGTGGCCTGCGGCGTGGTACTGCTGCTGGCCTCGCGCGAGAAGGGCCGTGCGCCGCGCATGGACGCCGCCAGCGGCGCGCTGCCGTTCGTGCTGGCCGGCATGCTGCTGGCCCTGCTGCTCGAGTTCGCCATCGCCCCGCGCATCATGGCCCGCGAGAACCTGCGCCTGTGGCACGCGGCCGGCAGCGCGGCCTACGTGCTGCAGTGGGTGTGTGCGCTGGTGGTGTTGTGGCGGGTGACCGGCGCGGCGGCCGATCGAAATGCGTGCGGGAACAGCCGGTAG
- the greA gene encoding transcription elongation factor GreA: protein MATIPITRRGAEKLKAELHQLKTVQRPAVINAIAEARAQGDLSENAEYDAAKDRQGFIEGRIRELEGKLAAAQVIDPAELDAGGKVVFGATVELEEEDSGDTVKYQIVGEDEADLKEGLINISSPIARALIGKEEGDTAEVQAPGGLKRYEIVGVNYL, encoded by the coding sequence ATGGCCACCATCCCCATCACCCGGCGCGGCGCCGAGAAGCTCAAGGCCGAACTGCACCAGCTCAAGACGGTGCAGCGCCCGGCGGTGATCAACGCGATCGCCGAGGCGCGGGCGCAGGGCGACCTGTCGGAGAACGCCGAGTACGACGCGGCCAAGGACCGCCAGGGGTTCATCGAAGGCCGCATCCGCGAGCTGGAAGGCAAGCTGGCGGCGGCCCAGGTCATCGACCCGGCGGAACTGGACGCCGGCGGCAAGGTGGTGTTCGGCGCCACCGTGGAACTGGAGGAAGAGGACTCCGGCGACACCGTGAAGTACCAGATCGTGGGCGAGGACGAGGCCGACCTGAAGGAAGGCCTGATCAACATCTCCAGCCCGATCGCCCGCGCGCTGATCGGCAAGGAAGAGGGCGACACGGCCGAAGTGCAGGCGCCCGGCGGCCTCAAGCGCTACGAGATCGTCGGCGTCAACTACCTCTGA
- the carB gene encoding carbamoyl-phosphate synthase large subunit, whose amino-acid sequence MPKRSDIRSILIIGAGPIVIGQACEFDYSGVQACKALREEGYKVILINSNPATIMTDPATADVTYIEPITWQTVEKIIAKEKPDAILPTMGGQTALNCALDLWRNGVLDKHGVELIGATPEAIDKAEDRLKFKEAMTKIGLGSARSGIAHSMDEAWAVQKVVGFPTVIRPSFTLGGTGGGIAYNPEEFEVICKRGLEASPTNELLIEESLLGWKEFEMEVVRDKADNCIIVCSIENLDPMGVHTGDSITVAPAQTLTDKEYQIMRNASLAVLREIGVDTGGSNVQFAVNPDDGRMIVIEMNPRVSRSSALASKATGFPIAKVAAKLAVGYTLDELRNEITGGATPASFEPTIDYVVTKIPRFAFEKFPQADDRLTTQMKSVGEVMAMGRTFQESFQKALRGLEVGVDGMNEKTQDREVLEKELGEPGPERIWYVGDAFAAGWSLEEVQDLTKIDKWFLAQIEEIVKIELELDRLAEARGEGALASLDEQQLRLLKRKGFSDRRLAKLLKTTDKAVRERRKQLNVRPVYKRVDTCAAEFATDTAYMYSTYEDECEAEPTNRKKIMVLGGGPNRIGQGIEFDYCCVHAALALREDGYETIMVNCNPETVSTDYDTSDRLYFEPLTLEDVLEIVDKEKPTGVIVQYGGQTPLKLALGLEAEGVPIIGTSPDMIDAAEDRERFQQLLNELGLRQPPNATARTEAEALEKAQALGYPLVVRPSYVLGGRAMEIVHEQRDLERYMREAVKVSNDSPVLLDRFLNDATECDVDCLSDGQRTFIGGVMEHIEQAGVHSGDSACSLPPYSLSKATVDEIKRQTAAMAKALNVVGLMNVQFAIQESEAGDVIYVLEVNPRASRTVPFVSKATGIQLAKVAARCMVGQSLDQQGIRGEVTPPYFSVKEAVFPFVKFPGVDTILGPEMKSTGEVMGVGKTFGEAFVKSQLGAGTRLPRPTDAAKKVFLTVKNSDKPRAVDIARQLAAMGFELVATKGTAAAIGAAGIPCQTVNKVAEGRPHVVDMIKNNEICMVINTVEERRNAIADSRAIRTSSLQARVTTFTTIWGAEAAVEGMKYVDDLHVHSVQELHAQLA is encoded by the coding sequence ATGCCCAAGCGTTCAGACATCCGCTCCATCCTCATCATCGGCGCCGGCCCCATCGTCATCGGCCAGGCCTGCGAGTTCGACTACTCCGGCGTGCAGGCCTGCAAGGCGCTGCGCGAGGAGGGCTACAAGGTCATCCTGATCAACTCCAACCCGGCGACGATCATGACCGACCCGGCCACGGCCGACGTCACCTACATCGAGCCGATCACCTGGCAGACGGTCGAGAAGATCATCGCCAAGGAAAAGCCCGACGCCATCCTGCCCACCATGGGCGGCCAGACCGCGCTGAACTGCGCGCTCGACCTGTGGCGCAACGGCGTGCTGGACAAGCACGGCGTGGAGCTGATCGGCGCCACGCCCGAAGCCATCGACAAGGCCGAGGACCGGCTTAAGTTCAAGGAGGCCATGACGAAGATCGGCCTCGGTTCGGCGCGCTCGGGAATCGCCCATTCGATGGACGAAGCCTGGGCGGTGCAGAAGGTCGTGGGCTTCCCCACCGTGATCCGTCCCAGCTTCACGCTCGGCGGCACGGGCGGCGGCATCGCCTACAACCCGGAGGAATTCGAGGTCATCTGCAAGCGCGGCCTGGAAGCCTCGCCGACCAACGAGCTGCTGATCGAGGAGTCGCTGCTCGGCTGGAAGGAGTTCGAGATGGAGGTGGTCCGCGACAAGGCGGACAACTGCATCATCGTCTGCTCGATCGAGAACCTCGATCCGATGGGCGTGCACACCGGCGACTCGATCACCGTGGCACCCGCCCAGACGCTGACCGACAAGGAATACCAGATCATGCGCAACGCCTCGCTGGCGGTGCTGCGCGAGATCGGCGTCGACACGGGCGGCTCCAACGTGCAGTTCGCGGTCAACCCGGACGACGGCCGCATGATCGTGATCGAGATGAACCCGCGGGTGTCGCGCTCCTCGGCGCTGGCGTCCAAGGCCACGGGCTTCCCGATCGCCAAGGTGGCGGCCAAGCTGGCCGTGGGCTACACGCTCGACGAGCTGCGCAACGAGATCACCGGCGGCGCCACCCCGGCCAGCTTCGAGCCGACCATCGACTACGTGGTCACCAAGATCCCGCGCTTCGCGTTCGAGAAGTTCCCGCAGGCCGACGACCGCCTGACCACCCAGATGAAGTCGGTGGGCGAGGTCATGGCCATGGGCCGCACCTTCCAGGAGTCGTTCCAGAAGGCGCTGCGCGGGCTGGAGGTCGGCGTCGACGGCATGAACGAGAAGACCCAGGACCGCGAGGTCCTGGAAAAGGAGCTGGGCGAGCCCGGCCCCGAGCGCATCTGGTACGTGGGCGACGCCTTCGCCGCCGGCTGGAGCCTGGAGGAGGTCCAGGACCTCACGAAGATCGACAAGTGGTTCCTGGCGCAGATCGAGGAGATCGTCAAGATCGAGCTCGAACTGGACCGGCTCGCCGAGGCCAGGGGCGAGGGCGCGCTGGCCTCGCTGGACGAGCAGCAGCTGCGCCTGCTCAAGCGCAAGGGCTTTTCCGACCGGCGCCTGGCCAAGCTGCTCAAGACCACCGACAAGGCCGTGCGCGAGCGGCGCAAGCAGTTGAACGTGCGCCCGGTCTACAAGCGGGTCGACACCTGCGCGGCCGAGTTCGCCACCGACACCGCCTACATGTACTCGACCTACGAGGACGAGTGCGAGGCCGAGCCGACGAACCGCAAGAAGATCATGGTGCTGGGCGGCGGGCCCAACCGCATCGGCCAGGGCATCGAGTTCGACTACTGCTGCGTGCACGCGGCGCTGGCCCTGCGCGAGGACGGCTACGAGACCATCATGGTCAACTGCAACCCGGAGACCGTCTCGACCGACTACGACACCTCCGACCGCCTGTACTTCGAGCCGCTGACGCTGGAAGACGTGCTGGAGATCGTCGACAAGGAAAAGCCCACCGGCGTGATCGTGCAGTACGGCGGCCAGACGCCGCTGAAGCTGGCGCTGGGCCTGGAGGCCGAGGGCGTGCCGATCATCGGCACCAGCCCCGACATGATCGACGCGGCCGAGGACCGCGAGCGCTTCCAGCAGCTGCTCAACGAGCTGGGCCTGCGCCAGCCGCCCAACGCCACCGCCCGCACCGAGGCCGAGGCGCTGGAGAAGGCCCAGGCGCTGGGCTACCCGCTGGTGGTGCGCCCGAGCTACGTGCTGGGCGGCCGCGCCATGGAGATCGTGCACGAGCAGCGCGACCTGGAGCGCTACATGCGCGAGGCGGTCAAGGTCTCCAACGACTCGCCGGTGCTGCTGGACCGCTTCCTCAACGACGCCACCGAGTGCGACGTCGACTGCCTGTCGGACGGCCAGCGCACCTTCATCGGCGGCGTGATGGAGCACATCGAGCAGGCCGGCGTGCACTCGGGCGACTCGGCCTGCTCGCTGCCGCCGTACTCGCTGTCGAAGGCGACGGTCGACGAGATCAAGCGCCAGACCGCCGCCATGGCCAAGGCGCTGAACGTGGTCGGCCTGATGAACGTGCAGTTCGCCATCCAGGAGAGCGAGGCGGGCGACGTGATCTACGTGCTGGAGGTCAACCCGCGTGCCTCGCGCACCGTGCCCTTCGTCAGCAAGGCCACCGGCATCCAGCTGGCCAAGGTGGCGGCGCGCTGCATGGTCGGCCAGTCGCTCGACCAGCAGGGCATCCGGGGCGAGGTCACGCCGCCGTACTTCAGCGTCAAGGAAGCGGTGTTCCCGTTCGTCAAGTTCCCCGGCGTGGACACCATCCTCGGCCCCGAGATGAAGTCCACCGGCGAGGTGATGGGCGTGGGCAAGACCTTCGGCGAAGCCTTCGTCAAGAGCCAGCTGGGCGCCGGCACCCGGCTGCCGCGGCCCACCGACGCCGCGAAGAAGGTGTTCCTCACGGTGAAGAACAGCGACAAGCCGCGTGCCGTGGACATCGCGCGCCAGCTGGCCGCCATGGGCTTCGAGCTGGTGGCCACCAAGGGCACGGCGGCGGCGATCGGCGCCGCCGGCATCCCTTGCCAGACCGTCAACAAGGTCGCCGAGGGCCGTCCGCACGTGGTGGACATGATCAAGAACAACGAGATCTGCATGGTGATCAACACCGTCGAGGAGCGCCGCAACGCGATCGCCGACTCGCGCGCCATCCGCACCTCCTCGCTGCAGGCCCGCGTCACCACCTTCACCACGATCTGGGGCGCCGAGGCGGCCGTCGAGGGCATGAAGTACGTGGACGACCTGCACGTGCATTCGGTGCAGGAGCTGCACGCGCAGCTGGCCTGA
- the carA gene encoding glutamine-hydrolyzing carbamoyl-phosphate synthase small subunit, translating to MLLSQQGARPAALLALADGTVFPGTSIGAAGAATGEVVFNTAITGYQEILTDPSYARQIVTLTYPHIGNYGVNEEDVEAARVHAAGLVIRDLPLAASNFRTSLTLSDYLQRENTVGIADIDTRKLTRLLRTKGAQNGCLMALEPGQEITPEIVDKAVALARQAPDMNGQDLAQVVSADKPYGWDQTEWELGAGYGQLAQPKYHVVAFDYGVKKNILRMLAERGCKVTVVPAKTPAAEVRKLEPDGVFLSNGPGDPQPCDYAIESTRELIDAGYPTFGICLGHQIMALASGAKTYKMKFGHHGANHPVKDLATGRVSITSQNHGFTVDDQTLPANMRPTHVSLFDGTLQGLERTDRPAFSFQGHPEASPGPQDIDYLFDKFTRLMDEKKK from the coding sequence GTGCTTTTGTCTCAACAGGGAGCTCGCCCTGCCGCCCTCCTGGCGCTCGCTGACGGCACGGTCTTTCCTGGCACTTCCATCGGCGCCGCCGGCGCCGCCACCGGCGAGGTCGTGTTCAACACGGCCATCACCGGCTACCAGGAAATCCTCACCGACCCCAGCTACGCGCGGCAGATCGTCACCCTGACGTATCCGCACATCGGCAACTACGGCGTCAACGAAGAGGACGTCGAAGCCGCCCGCGTGCACGCCGCCGGCCTCGTCATCCGCGACCTGCCGCTGGCCGCGTCCAACTTCCGCACCAGCCTCACGCTGTCGGATTACCTGCAGCGCGAGAACACGGTCGGCATCGCCGACATCGACACCCGCAAGCTCACCCGCCTGCTGCGCACCAAGGGCGCGCAGAACGGCTGCCTGATGGCGCTGGAGCCGGGCCAGGAGATCACGCCGGAGATCGTCGACAAGGCGGTGGCGCTGGCGCGCCAGGCGCCGGACATGAACGGGCAGGACCTGGCCCAGGTGGTCAGCGCCGACAAGCCCTATGGCTGGGACCAGACCGAATGGGAGCTGGGCGCCGGCTACGGGCAACTGGCGCAGCCGAAGTACCACGTGGTCGCCTTCGACTACGGCGTCAAGAAGAACATCCTGCGCATGCTGGCCGAGCGCGGCTGCAAGGTCACGGTGGTTCCGGCCAAGACCCCGGCCGCCGAGGTCCGGAAGCTGGAGCCCGATGGCGTGTTCCTGTCCAACGGCCCGGGCGATCCGCAGCCCTGCGACTACGCGATCGAGTCCACGCGCGAGCTGATCGACGCCGGCTATCCCACCTTCGGCATCTGCCTGGGCCACCAGATCATGGCGCTGGCCTCGGGCGCCAAGACCTACAAGATGAAGTTCGGCCACCACGGCGCCAACCACCCGGTCAAGGACCTCGCGACCGGCCGCGTCTCCATCACCAGCCAGAACCACGGCTTCACGGTGGACGATCAGACGCTGCCGGCCAACATGCGCCCGACCCACGTGTCGCTGTTCGACGGCACGCTGCAGGGGCTGGAGCGCACCGACCGGCCCGCATTCAGTTTCCAGGGCCACCCCGAAGCCTCGCCCGGCCCGCAAGACATCGACTACCTGTTTGACAAGTTCACCCGGCTGATGGACGAGAAGAAGAAGTAA
- a CDS encoding TrmH family RNA methyltransferase has protein sequence MSQASPAVIRSAANPQFKALRLLAQDSTAWRKQGRVWLEGDHLCRAALARGVQPHTAVYAESCPSGLRLPAPRSLELADNLFAALSGLESPARMGFVLELPAAPSFDATAATVVLDRLQDAGNVGAILRCAGAFGFGQVVALKGTAALWSPKVLRAGMGAHFGLRLFDAADTGLLDGLAVPLLATSSHQGEWLHRARLPWPCAWVFGHEGQGVSPALSQRAAAHLRIAQPGGEESLNVAAAAAICLHASAAAHAG, from the coding sequence GTGAGCCAAGCCTCGCCCGCGGTCATCCGCTCCGCCGCCAATCCGCAGTTCAAGGCGCTGCGCCTGCTGGCGCAGGACAGCACCGCCTGGCGCAAGCAGGGCCGGGTCTGGCTGGAAGGCGACCACCTGTGCCGGGCGGCGCTGGCGCGCGGCGTGCAGCCGCACACGGCGGTCTACGCCGAATCGTGTCCGTCCGGTTTGCGGCTGCCGGCGCCGCGCTCGCTGGAGCTGGCCGACAACCTGTTTGCCGCCCTGAGCGGCCTGGAGTCGCCGGCCCGCATGGGCTTCGTGCTGGAGCTGCCGGCGGCGCCGTCGTTCGACGCCACGGCGGCCACCGTGGTGCTGGACCGCTTGCAGGACGCCGGCAACGTCGGCGCCATCCTGCGCTGCGCCGGCGCCTTCGGCTTCGGCCAGGTGGTCGCGCTCAAGGGCACGGCGGCGCTGTGGTCGCCCAAGGTGCTGCGTGCCGGCATGGGCGCGCACTTCGGGCTGCGGTTGTTCGATGCCGCGGACACCGGCTTGCTGGACGGGCTGGCCGTGCCGCTGCTGGCCACCAGCTCGCACCAGGGCGAGTGGCTGCACCGCGCCCGCCTGCCCTGGCCCTGCGCCTGGGTGTTCGGCCATGAAGGGCAGGGCGTGTCGCCGGCCCTGTCGCAGCGCGCAGCTGCCCACCTGCGCATCGCCCAGCCCGGCGGCGAGGAGTCGCTGAACGTGGCTGCGGCAGCCGCGATCTGCCTGCACGCCAGCGCCGCGGCGCACGCCGGCTGA
- the rnhB gene encoding ribonuclease HII, with the protein MRSKKPSTGEQGQLAWDPVGLMAGVDEAGRGPLAGPVVAAAVILDDGKRIRGLADSKVLTPLQRERLFDQIMDKALCCSIAQASVEEIDTLNIFHATMLAMKRAVEGLRLKPVKVLVDGNALPRLDVLAEAIVGGDARVKSISAASILAKVHRDRLLTQLHEEFPQYGFASHKGYSTREHLQALKVHGACPHHRRFFNPVAVSLAMAGNDAAGGDSLAAAA; encoded by the coding sequence ATGCGATCGAAAAAACCATCGACGGGTGAGCAGGGCCAACTGGCCTGGGATCCGGTCGGCCTGATGGCCGGCGTGGACGAGGCCGGGCGCGGCCCGCTGGCCGGGCCGGTGGTGGCCGCCGCGGTGATCCTCGACGACGGCAAGCGCATCCGCGGGCTGGCCGACTCCAAGGTGCTGACGCCGCTGCAGCGCGAACGCCTTTTCGACCAGATCATGGACAAGGCGCTGTGCTGCTCCATCGCGCAGGCCAGCGTCGAGGAAATCGACACCCTGAACATCTTCCACGCCACCATGCTGGCGATGAAGCGCGCGGTCGAAGGCCTGAGGCTCAAGCCGGTGAAGGTGCTGGTGGACGGCAACGCCCTGCCGCGCCTCGACGTGCTGGCCGAGGCCATCGTGGGCGGCGACGCCCGGGTCAAGTCGATCTCGGCTGCCTCCATCCTGGCCAAGGTGCACCGCGACCGCCTGCTCACGCAGCTGCACGAGGAGTTCCCGCAGTACGGCTTTGCCTCGCACAAGGGCTACAGCACGCGCGAGCACCTGCAGGCGCTCAAGGTGCACGGCGCCTGCCCGCACCACCGCAGGTTCTTCAACCCGGTGGCCGTGAGCCTGGCGATGGCCGGCAACGATGCCGCGGGCGGCGACAGCCTGGCCGCAGCGGCGTGA
- the lpxB gene encoding lipid-A-disaccharide synthase yields MVAGEASGDLLAGLLLGGLRQRWPGLQAMGIGGPQMAAQGFQAWWPHDKLAVRGYVEVLRHYREIVGIRKQLRDRLLRERPSAFVGIDAPDFNLDLELQLRERRVRTVHFVCPSIWAWRPQRIAKIRRACDHVLCIFPFEPALLAGQGVRATYVGHPLAGVIPLEPDRAAARAELGLADADEVLALLPGSRASEVQYLAQPFFDAAVLLRQRRPGLRFVVPALPALRPAIEAAARRAGLAEGLLVLDGQSHRALAACDLTLIASGTATLEAALFKRPMVIAYRMNPISWQLMRRQQLQPWVGLPNILAGDFVVPELLQHDASPEALAEAVLDWLRAPARMAAVREQFTVMHHQLRRDTARLATDAIEKTIDG; encoded by the coding sequence ATGGTCGCGGGCGAAGCCTCGGGCGACCTGCTGGCCGGCCTGCTGCTGGGCGGGCTGCGGCAACGCTGGCCCGGCCTGCAGGCGATGGGCATCGGCGGGCCGCAGATGGCGGCGCAGGGCTTCCAGGCCTGGTGGCCGCACGACAAGCTGGCGGTGCGCGGCTACGTGGAGGTGCTGCGGCATTACCGCGAGATCGTGGGCATCCGCAAGCAGTTGCGCGACCGCCTGCTGCGCGAGCGGCCGAGCGCCTTCGTCGGCATCGACGCGCCCGACTTCAACCTCGACCTGGAGCTGCAGCTGCGCGAACGCCGCGTGCGCACCGTGCACTTCGTCTGCCCCTCGATCTGGGCCTGGCGACCGCAGCGCATCGCCAAGATCCGGCGCGCCTGCGACCACGTGCTGTGCATCTTCCCGTTCGAGCCGGCGCTGCTGGCCGGGCAGGGCGTGCGCGCCACCTACGTCGGCCATCCGCTGGCCGGCGTGATTCCGCTCGAGCCCGACCGCGCGGCGGCCCGGGCGGAACTGGGGCTGGCCGATGCCGACGAGGTGCTGGCCCTTTTGCCCGGCAGCCGCGCCTCCGAGGTTCAGTACCTGGCGCAGCCGTTCTTCGATGCCGCCGTGCTGCTGCGCCAGCGCCGCCCCGGCCTGCGCTTCGTGGTCCCGGCCTTGCCGGCCCTGCGCCCGGCCATCGAGGCGGCCGCGCGCCGCGCCGGCCTGGCCGAGGGGCTGCTGGTGCTCGACGGCCAGTCGCATCGGGCGCTGGCAGCCTGCGACCTGACGCTGATTGCCAGCGGCACCGCCACGCTGGAGGCGGCGCTGTTCAAGCGGCCGATGGTGATCGCCTACCGCATGAACCCGATCAGCTGGCAGCTGATGCGGCGCCAGCAGCTGCAGCCCTGGGTCGGCCTGCCCAACATCCTGGCCGGGGATTTCGTCGTGCCGGAGTTGCTGCAGCACGACGCCAGCCCCGAGGCGCTGGCCGAAGCGGTGTTGGACTGGTTGCGCGCTCCTGCCAGAATGGCGGCCGTGCGGGAGCAGTTCACCGTGATGCACCACCAATTGCGGCGCGACACGGCCCGGCTGGCGACGGATGCGATCGAAAAAACCATCGACGGGTGA
- the lpxA gene encoding acyl-ACP--UDP-N-acetylglucosamine O-acyltransferase, which translates to MAIHPTAIVDPRAQIDSTASIGPYSVIGPEVTIGARTTVGAHAVIEGRTTIGEDNRIFHFVALGGMPQDKKYAGEPCELVIGDRNTIREFSTFNIGSPGGGGVTRVGNDNWLMAYVHLAHDCVVGNHTIFANNSQLAGHVEVGDWAILGGFTVVHQFVRIGAHGMTAMCSVLFADQPPFVMSQGQPAQARSMNYEGLRRRSFSAGRIAAVKAMHKALYRDGLTLGQARERIAALAQSAPESAADVQLMEDFLARVSPQRGIVR; encoded by the coding sequence ATGGCGATCCACCCGACGGCCATCGTCGATCCGCGCGCGCAGATCGACAGCACGGCGAGCATCGGGCCGTACTCGGTCATCGGTCCGGAGGTGACGATCGGCGCCCGCACCACGGTGGGCGCCCATGCGGTGATCGAGGGCCGCACCACCATCGGCGAGGACAACCGCATCTTCCACTTCGTCGCGCTCGGCGGCATGCCGCAGGACAAGAAGTACGCCGGCGAACCGTGCGAGCTGGTGATCGGCGACCGCAACACCATCCGCGAGTTCAGCACCTTCAACATCGGCTCGCCGGGCGGCGGCGGCGTCACCCGGGTCGGCAACGACAACTGGCTGATGGCCTACGTGCACCTGGCGCACGACTGCGTGGTGGGCAACCACACGATCTTCGCCAACAACTCGCAGCTGGCGGGCCACGTGGAGGTGGGTGACTGGGCCATCCTGGGCGGCTTCACCGTGGTGCACCAGTTCGTGCGCATCGGCGCCCATGGCATGACGGCCATGTGCTCGGTGCTGTTCGCCGACCAGCCGCCCTTCGTGATGAGCCAGGGGCAGCCGGCACAGGCCCGGTCCATGAACTACGAAGGCCTGCGCCGCCGCAGCTTTTCGGCCGGGCGCATCGCGGCGGTCAAGGCCATGCACAAGGCGCTCTACCGCGACGGGCTGACGCTGGGGCAGGCGCGCGAGCGCATCGCCGCGCTGGCGCAATCCGCGCCCGAGTCGGCGGCCGACGTGCAGCTCATGGAGGACTTCCTGGCCCGCGTGTCGCCGCAGCGCGGCATCGTGCGGTGA
- the fabZ gene encoding 3-hydroxyacyl-ACP dehydratase FabZ: MKLDIHQILKQLPHRYPILLVDRVESIELGKSIRALKNVTINEPFFTGHFPHRPVMPGVLMLEAMAQAAALLSFATQGITPDDKTVYYFAGIDGARFKRPVEPGDQLVMDVTLERAKAGIYKFKGVSRVGDEIACEAELMCTMRTVA; this comes from the coding sequence ATGAAGCTCGACATCCACCAGATCCTCAAGCAGCTACCCCACCGCTATCCCATCCTCCTGGTCGACCGCGTCGAGTCGATCGAGCTGGGCAAGAGCATCCGCGCCCTCAAGAACGTCACCATCAACGAGCCGTTCTTCACGGGCCACTTCCCGCACCGACCGGTGATGCCGGGCGTGCTGATGCTCGAGGCCATGGCCCAGGCCGCCGCGCTGCTGTCCTTCGCCACCCAGGGCATCACGCCCGACGACAAGACGGTCTACTACTTCGCCGGCATCGACGGCGCCCGCTTCAAGCGCCCGGTCGAGCCGGGCGACCAGCTGGTGATGGACGTCACGCTGGAGCGAGCCAAGGCCGGCATCTACAAGTTCAAGGGCGTCAGCCGGGTGGGCGATGAGATCGCCTGCGAGGCCGAGCTGATGTGCACCATGCGCACGGTCGCGTGA
- the lpxD gene encoding UDP-3-O-(3-hydroxymyristoyl)glucosamine N-acyltransferase — protein sequence MRLRLGDIVGSLGGELHGDPGLAVQGLAPLESAGPSELSFLSNPRYQQQLAASRAGCVIVGASMRDAALARGAAIVADDPYLYFARVTQLWKSRLAPPAGPAVHPSAVVDPQAQVDPTARIGPLCVIERGARIGAGTVLKSLVSVGEDCVVGARCILHPGVVIGADGFGFAPRGGEWEKIEQLGAVRIGDDVEIGANTCIDRGALADTVIEDGVKLDNLIQVGHNVRIGRHTAIAGCAGIAGSATIGAHCTIGGSAGILGHLTIADHVHISSFSLVTRSIRKPGHYTGVFPIDENAAWEKNAASLKQLAALRDRVRTLEKKS from the coding sequence ATGCGGCTGCGACTGGGCGACATCGTAGGCTCGCTCGGCGGCGAGCTGCATGGCGACCCCGGCCTCGCTGTCCAGGGGCTGGCGCCCCTGGAATCGGCCGGGCCTTCGGAGCTGAGCTTCCTCAGCAACCCCCGCTACCAGCAGCAGCTCGCCGCTTCGCGCGCGGGCTGCGTCATTGTCGGCGCCTCCATGCGCGATGCGGCGCTGGCCCGCGGCGCCGCCATCGTCGCCGACGATCCCTACCTCTATTTCGCGCGCGTCACCCAGCTGTGGAAGTCGCGCCTGGCGCCGCCGGCGGGGCCGGCGGTGCACCCGAGCGCCGTGGTCGATCCGCAGGCGCAGGTCGATCCGACGGCGCGCATCGGCCCGCTGTGCGTGATCGAGCGCGGCGCGCGCATCGGCGCCGGCACGGTCCTGAAGTCGCTCGTGAGCGTGGGCGAGGACTGCGTCGTCGGCGCGCGCTGCATCCTGCACCCCGGCGTGGTGATCGGCGCCGACGGGTTCGGCTTCGCGCCGCGCGGCGGCGAGTGGGAGAAGATCGAGCAGCTCGGCGCGGTGCGCATCGGCGACGACGTGGAGATCGGCGCCAACACCTGCATCGACCGCGGCGCGCTGGCCGACACGGTGATCGAGGACGGGGTCAAGCTCGACAACCTGATCCAGGTCGGCCACAACGTTCGCATCGGCCGCCACACGGCCATCGCGGGCTGCGCAGGCATTGCCGGCAGCGCCACCATCGGCGCGCACTGCACCATCGGCGGCAGCGCGGGCATCCTGGGCCACCTGACCATCGCCGACCACGTGCACATCTCCTCGTTCTCGCTGGTCACGCGCTCCATCCGCAAGCCCGGCCATTACACGGGTGTCTTCCCCATCGACGAGAATGCCGCCTGGGAGAAGAACGCGGCCTCGCTCAAGCAACTGGCTGCCCTGCGCGACCGCGTGCGCACCCTCGAGAAGAAGTCATGA